A window of the Streptomyces albireticuli genome harbors these coding sequences:
- a CDS encoding glutamate synthase subunit beta, producing MADPKGFLTTGREVARTRPVGERVKDWNEVHVPGSLLPIISKQAGRCMDCGIPFCHNGCPLGNLIPEWNDYAYREDWRGASERLHATNNFPEFTGRLCPAPCESACVLGINQPAVTIKNVEVTIIDKAWDNGSVTPQPPERLSGKTVAVIGSGPAGLAAAQQLTRAGHTVAVYERADRIGGLLRYGIPEFKMEKRHINRRIEQMRAEGTKFRTEVEIGRDIDAAKLRKRYDAVVIAAGATTSRDLQVPGRDLKGIHFAMEYLPLANKVQEGDLTVSPISAEGKHVVVIGGGDTGADCVGTAHRQGAASVTQLEIMPKPGEERNPGQPWPTFPMLYKVTSAHEEGGERVYSVSTTHFEGDEDGNVQWLHLVEVEFKDGKLTQLAGTERRIPAQLVTLAMGFTGTDVKNGLVDQFGLELDARGNIARDADYRTNVPGVFVAGDAGRGQSLIVWAIAEGRSAARGVDRHLTGASTLPAPVRPTDRALTV from the coding sequence ATGGCTGACCCCAAGGGCTTCCTGACCACCGGCCGCGAGGTCGCGCGGACCCGCCCCGTCGGCGAGCGCGTCAAGGACTGGAACGAGGTCCACGTCCCCGGCTCCCTGCTGCCGATCATCAGCAAGCAGGCCGGCCGCTGCATGGACTGCGGCATCCCGTTCTGCCACAACGGCTGTCCGCTGGGGAACCTCATCCCCGAGTGGAACGACTACGCCTACCGCGAGGACTGGCGCGGCGCCAGCGAGCGGCTGCACGCGACCAACAACTTCCCCGAGTTCACCGGCCGCCTCTGCCCCGCACCCTGCGAATCCGCCTGTGTGCTCGGCATCAACCAGCCGGCCGTCACCATCAAGAACGTCGAAGTCACCATCATCGACAAGGCCTGGGACAACGGCTCCGTCACCCCGCAGCCGCCCGAGCGGCTCTCCGGCAAGACCGTCGCCGTCATCGGCTCCGGCCCGGCCGGGCTCGCCGCCGCCCAGCAGCTGACCCGGGCCGGCCACACCGTCGCCGTCTACGAGCGCGCCGACCGCATCGGCGGCCTGCTCCGCTACGGCATCCCCGAGTTCAAGATGGAGAAGCGGCACATCAACCGCCGCATCGAGCAGATGCGCGCGGAAGGCACCAAGTTCCGCACCGAGGTGGAGATCGGCCGCGACATCGACGCGGCCAAGCTGCGCAAGCGCTACGACGCCGTGGTGATCGCCGCCGGCGCCACCACCTCCCGCGACCTCCAGGTGCCCGGCCGCGACCTCAAGGGCATCCACTTCGCCATGGAGTACCTGCCCCTGGCCAACAAGGTGCAGGAAGGCGACCTGACGGTCTCCCCGATCAGCGCCGAGGGCAAGCACGTCGTGGTCATCGGCGGCGGCGACACCGGCGCGGACTGCGTCGGCACCGCCCACCGCCAGGGCGCCGCCTCCGTCACCCAGCTGGAGATCATGCCGAAGCCGGGGGAGGAGCGGAACCCGGGCCAGCCCTGGCCCACCTTCCCCATGCTCTACAAGGTCACCTCGGCCCACGAGGAGGGCGGCGAGCGGGTCTACTCCGTCTCCACCACCCACTTCGAAGGCGACGAGGACGGCAACGTCCAGTGGCTGCACCTCGTCGAGGTGGAGTTCAAGGACGGCAAGCTCACCCAGCTGGCGGGCACCGAGCGGCGCATCCCCGCCCAGCTCGTCACCCTCGCCATGGGCTTCACCGGCACGGACGTGAAGAACGGCCTGGTCGACCAGTTCGGCCTGGAGCTGGACGCGCGCGGCAACATCGCCCGCGACGCCGACTACCGCACGAACGTCCCCGGCGTGTTCGTCGCCGGCGACGCGGGGCGCGGCCAGTCGCTCATCGTCTGGGCCATCGCCGAGGGCCGCTCCGCGGCGCGCGGCGTGGACCGCCACCTCACCGGCGCCAGCACGCTGCCCGCGCCGGTGCGGCCGACGGACCGGGCGCTCACCGTCTGA
- a CDS encoding family 16 glycoside hydrolase: MTRVHRLLGLALLAAAVVAGAALAVSALWGDDDGPERPWAEGSVHGPWRSVFDGHGENIGRHDGLELSPKPATVAEETHAGLIVSTARYGTVDFQARMRTVAQLRTPRPNPWEVPWLVWAYTDPEHFYYLTLKPNGWELGKRDPAYGGGQRFLATGAGNFPVGEWSQVRIAQRGTRMEVSVGGKGLVAYQDHERPYLEGAVGVYSEDAKVEFRDLVVRPLDG, translated from the coding sequence ATGACGAGAGTTCACCGGCTGCTCGGCCTCGCACTGCTCGCCGCCGCCGTGGTGGCGGGCGCCGCCCTGGCGGTGAGCGCGCTGTGGGGGGACGACGACGGGCCGGAACGGCCGTGGGCCGAGGGATCGGTGCACGGCCCGTGGCGGTCGGTGTTCGACGGGCACGGCGAGAACATCGGCCGCCACGACGGGCTGGAGCTCTCGCCCAAGCCGGCCACGGTCGCCGAGGAGACCCACGCCGGGCTGATCGTCTCCACCGCGCGGTACGGGACGGTGGACTTCCAGGCGCGGATGCGGACGGTCGCCCAGCTGCGGACGCCGCGGCCGAACCCGTGGGAGGTGCCGTGGCTGGTCTGGGCGTACACCGACCCGGAGCACTTCTACTACCTCACCCTGAAGCCCAACGGCTGGGAGCTCGGCAAGCGGGACCCCGCGTACGGCGGCGGGCAGCGCTTCCTGGCGACCGGGGCGGGGAACTTCCCGGTCGGCGAGTGGTCGCAGGTGCGGATCGCGCAGCGCGGGACGCGGATGGAGGTGAGCGTCGGCGGGAAGGGGCTGGTCGCCTACCAGGACCACGAGCGCCCTTATCTGGAGGGGGCGGTCGGGGTGTACTCGGAGGACGCCAAGGTGGAGTTCCGGGATCTGGTGGTGCGCCCGCTGGACGGCTGA
- the wecB gene encoding non-hydrolyzing UDP-N-acetylglucosamine 2-epimerase, producing MSPNIISAPVRAMLVLGTRPEAIKLAPVARAMAASPLFEPIVVTTGQHREMLQQMLELLRVPVHTQLDVMRDRQQLSTLTARLVDGLGEVFRAERPDLVLVQGDTTTALTGALAAFYERIPIAHVEAGLRTGVLDNPFPEEANRRLIGRLARWHFAPTPRAAAHLAAEGVPEAEVFTTGNTVIDNLLWVLSEGTGHNHFETGLRRVLLTLHRRENQGATMRAMGNAMRRLADRGDVEMVVPLHKSPAVREALLPELTGHPHIRVVEPLGYVDFSATLAACDLVLTDSGGIQEEAPSLGKPALVLRTTTERPEAVEAGAALLVGTEPEHILEAAVRLLDDPVAYERMATAGNPFGDGHATDRIVAQLAEDFGADAGPDRGVVPLVASRPEGPGSYSTA from the coding sequence ATGTCCCCGAACATCATCAGCGCGCCCGTACGCGCCATGCTCGTGCTGGGTACGCGTCCGGAGGCCATCAAACTGGCGCCCGTGGCCCGCGCCATGGCCGCCTCCCCGCTCTTCGAGCCGATCGTCGTCACCACCGGCCAGCACCGCGAGATGCTCCAGCAGATGCTGGAGCTCCTCCGGGTGCCCGTGCACACCCAGCTCGACGTGATGCGCGACCGGCAGCAGCTCTCGACCCTGACGGCACGTCTGGTCGACGGCCTCGGCGAGGTGTTCCGCGCCGAGCGGCCCGACCTCGTCCTCGTGCAGGGCGACACCACGACCGCGCTGACCGGCGCCCTCGCCGCGTTCTACGAGCGCATCCCCATCGCCCACGTCGAGGCGGGGCTGCGCACCGGGGTGCTCGACAACCCCTTCCCCGAGGAGGCCAACCGGCGCCTGATAGGCCGGCTGGCCCGCTGGCACTTCGCCCCCACGCCGCGCGCCGCGGCGCACCTGGCGGCCGAAGGGGTGCCGGAGGCGGAGGTGTTCACCACCGGCAACACCGTCATCGACAACCTCCTCTGGGTGCTGTCCGAGGGCACCGGGCACAACCACTTCGAGACCGGGCTGCGGCGGGTGCTGCTCACCCTGCACCGGCGGGAGAACCAGGGCGCCACCATGCGGGCGATGGGCAACGCCATGCGGCGGCTGGCCGACCGCGGCGACGTCGAGATGGTCGTACCGCTGCACAAGAGCCCCGCCGTCCGGGAGGCCCTGCTGCCCGAGCTGACCGGGCACCCGCACATCCGGGTCGTGGAGCCGCTGGGCTACGTCGACTTCTCCGCCACGCTGGCCGCCTGCGACCTGGTGCTGACCGACTCCGGCGGCATCCAGGAGGAGGCGCCCAGCCTCGGCAAGCCCGCCCTGGTGCTGCGCACGACCACCGAGCGCCCCGAGGCGGTGGAGGCGGGCGCGGCCCTGCTGGTGGGCACCGAACCGGAGCACATCCTGGAGGCGGCCGTGCGGCTGCTGGACGACCCCGTCGCCTACGAGCGGATGGCGACGGCGGGTAATCCTTTCGGGGACGGCCACGCCACGGACCGGATCGTGGCGCAGCTCGCGGAGGACTTCGGTGCGGACGCCGGACCCGATCGGGGCGTCGTCCCGCTGGTCGCCTCCCGTCCCGAGGGCCCGGGGTCATACTCGACGGCATGA
- a CDS encoding glycosyltransferase has protein sequence MITELLLWSAIAIIVMAGCYNATLFVLSRRRIRRAHGPRRQRLYVFLLACLNEERVLAESLARITGLPAGNFMALVIDDASDDGTAEIARAAARATPGRVQLLQRHLPDARRGKGAALNAGIRHLRSSGLLDGYDPHDVIVCVVDADGRLDPHVVQAVDPYFDNPRTGGTQIGVRMYNRDKGLLARLQDMEFVIYGDIFQSARRYIGSVGMGGNGQFMRLAALDTLMGADGGGPWSDSLTEDLDLGVRLIAGGWTNQHCTTAAVSQQAVLDVRRLVRQRSRWFQGHLQSAGLVPLILREVPTRAAVDLLYHLSSPVLILLTSLLPLSFLVALTGTAIGSVQAGRPLISPLWVLGPYVLSFTAAYAYAFVYSRRERGLGLLRAVLLSHVFVFYGYIWFAAGWWGLWRMLTGKQTWLKTART, from the coding sequence TTGATCACCGAACTCCTGCTCTGGTCCGCCATCGCGATCATCGTGATGGCCGGCTGCTACAACGCCACGCTCTTCGTGCTCTCCCGGCGCCGGATCCGCCGCGCCCACGGCCCGCGCCGGCAGCGTCTCTACGTCTTCCTGCTCGCCTGTCTCAACGAGGAGCGGGTCCTCGCCGAGAGCCTGGCCCGGATCACCGGGCTGCCCGCCGGCAACTTCATGGCGCTCGTCATCGACGACGCCTCCGACGACGGCACCGCCGAGATCGCCCGGGCCGCCGCCCGCGCCACACCGGGCCGGGTCCAGCTGCTCCAGCGGCACCTTCCCGACGCCCGGCGCGGCAAGGGCGCGGCCCTCAACGCGGGCATCCGGCACCTGCGTTCGTCCGGCCTGCTCGACGGCTACGACCCGCACGACGTCATCGTCTGCGTCGTCGACGCCGACGGCCGGCTCGACCCGCACGTGGTCCAGGCCGTGGACCCCTACTTCGACAACCCGCGCACCGGCGGCACCCAGATCGGTGTGCGGATGTACAACCGCGACAAGGGCCTGCTGGCCCGGCTCCAGGACATGGAGTTCGTCATCTACGGCGACATCTTCCAGAGCGCCCGGCGCTACATCGGCAGCGTCGGCATGGGCGGCAACGGCCAGTTCATGCGGCTCGCCGCGCTGGACACCCTGATGGGCGCAGACGGTGGCGGGCCCTGGAGCGACTCGCTGACCGAGGACCTCGACCTCGGGGTCCGCCTGATCGCGGGCGGCTGGACCAATCAGCACTGCACCACCGCGGCGGTCTCCCAGCAGGCCGTGCTCGACGTGCGGCGCCTGGTGCGCCAGCGCTCGCGCTGGTTCCAGGGCCACCTCCAGTCCGCCGGGCTGGTCCCGCTGATCCTCCGCGAGGTGCCCACCCGGGCCGCGGTCGACCTGCTCTACCACCTCTCCAGCCCGGTGCTGATCCTGCTCACCTCGCTGCTGCCGCTGTCCTTCCTCGTCGCCCTGACCGGCACGGCCATCGGCTCCGTGCAGGCGGGCCGGCCGCTGATCTCACCCCTGTGGGTGCTCGGCCCGTACGTGCTGTCCTTCACCGCCGCGTACGCCTACGCGTTCGTCTACTCCCGGCGCGAGCGGGGGCTGGGGCTGCTGCGCGCCGTCCTGCTCTCGCACGTCTTCGTCTTCTACGGCTACATCTGGTTCGCGGCCGGCTGGTGGGGGCTCTGGCGGATGCTCACCGGCAAGCAGACGTGGCTGAAGACCGCGCGCACCTGA
- a CDS encoding DUF2334 domain-containing protein, translating into MRKARARSRIPWISAVVMLVAALLGGPALSSPGRAEAAGTGDSLISGQLARDLINPTSLSLKSAQDLGAWVKTQLSLDKLRRAKSLLVQPAPRPRTGTQTAKAAAPAGTSALVLYDTAGPYGHLGELYAMAAANLAGHFGSVTAKPVSTYTAGLVEQHTATVYIGSTYYGGTLPDAVPAAFYQDALATSRPVTWIGDNIWNMANAVGTGAFGQKYGWDPTNSFYDTGGGVGNINQVTYRGQQLTRKVPAGQDGGVLHPALLTGPGYPQVTQLAQAKDGTSGATSPWAIRSANLTYLGEIPFAYVSESDRVIVFEDLLFDALAPATAERHRAFVRLEDISPKADPAQLKAIADYLYSQRIPYGINVIPVYTDPKGAYNDGVAETVTLTQAPAVVNALKYMLARGAVLMNHGYTHQYGNADNPYNGVTGDDFEFFRAHVDASDNVIYDGPVAEDSTVWAQSRVTAGLAAFTAAGLPKPTLWTTPHYAASATDYRVFGQNFSARLERSLYFSGTLGGTADPGRYIGQFFPYAVKDVYGTTVLPENIGNYEPDEFNNHPPRLPADLIASAKANLAVRDGVASFFYHPYYPVAPLQQTIEGMRALGYTFVGPADLTR; encoded by the coding sequence ATGCGAAAAGCGAGAGCGAGATCCAGGATTCCCTGGATCTCCGCCGTCGTCATGCTCGTCGCCGCCCTGCTCGGCGGCCCCGCACTCTCCTCGCCCGGCCGGGCCGAAGCGGCCGGCACCGGCGACAGCCTCATATCCGGGCAGCTCGCCAGGGACCTGATCAACCCCACCTCGCTCTCGCTGAAGAGCGCCCAGGACCTCGGCGCCTGGGTGAAGACCCAGCTCAGCCTCGACAAACTGCGCCGGGCGAAGTCCCTTCTCGTCCAGCCCGCGCCCCGCCCGAGGACCGGCACCCAGACCGCCAAGGCGGCCGCCCCCGCCGGCACCTCCGCGCTCGTCCTCTACGACACCGCGGGCCCCTACGGGCACCTGGGCGAGCTCTACGCCATGGCCGCCGCCAACCTCGCCGGCCACTTCGGCAGCGTCACCGCCAAACCCGTCTCCACCTACACCGCGGGCCTCGTCGAGCAGCACACCGCGACGGTCTACATCGGCTCCACGTACTACGGCGGCACCCTGCCCGACGCCGTACCCGCCGCCTTCTACCAGGACGCGCTGGCCACCAGCCGGCCCGTCACCTGGATCGGCGACAACATCTGGAACATGGCCAACGCCGTCGGCACCGGCGCCTTCGGCCAGAAGTACGGCTGGGACCCCACCAACTCGTTCTACGACACGGGCGGCGGCGTCGGGAACATCAACCAGGTCACCTACCGCGGCCAGCAGCTGACCCGGAAGGTCCCCGCCGGCCAGGACGGCGGTGTGCTCCACCCCGCCCTGCTCACCGGCCCCGGCTACCCCCAGGTGACCCAGCTCGCGCAGGCCAAGGACGGCACCTCCGGCGCCACCAGCCCCTGGGCGATCCGCTCGGCCAACCTCACCTATCTGGGCGAGATCCCGTTCGCGTACGTCTCCGAGAGCGACCGCGTCATCGTCTTCGAGGACCTCCTCTTCGACGCCCTCGCCCCCGCGACCGCCGAGCGGCACCGGGCCTTCGTCCGCCTGGAGGACATCAGCCCCAAGGCCGACCCCGCCCAGCTGAAGGCCATCGCCGACTACCTGTACTCCCAGCGGATCCCCTACGGGATCAACGTCATCCCCGTCTACACCGACCCCAAGGGCGCCTACAACGACGGGGTGGCCGAAACCGTCACGCTCACCCAGGCCCCGGCCGTCGTCAACGCGCTGAAGTACATGCTCGCCCGCGGCGCCGTGCTGATGAACCACGGCTACACCCACCAGTACGGCAACGCCGACAATCCCTACAACGGCGTCACCGGCGACGACTTCGAGTTCTTCCGGGCCCACGTCGACGCCTCCGACAACGTGATCTACGACGGGCCGGTCGCCGAGGACTCCACCGTCTGGGCACAGTCCCGCGTCACCGCCGGGCTCGCCGCCTTCACCGCGGCCGGCCTGCCGAAACCGACGCTCTGGACGACTCCGCACTACGCGGCCTCCGCCACGGACTACCGTGTCTTCGGCCAGAACTTCTCCGCCCGACTGGAGAGATCGTTGTACTTCTCCGGCACCCTCGGCGGCACCGCCGACCCCGGCCGGTACATCGGCCAGTTCTTCCCGTACGCGGTGAAGGACGTCTACGGCACGACCGTCCTGCCCGAGAACATCGGCAACTACGAGCCCGACGAGTTCAACAACCACCCGCCGCGGCTCCCCGCCGACCTGATCGCCTCGGCCAAGGCCAACCTGGCCGTCCGGGACGGGGTGGCGAGCTTCTTCTACCACCCGTACTACCCGGTGGCACCGCTCCAGCAGACGATCGAGGGCATGCGCGCCCTCGGCTACACCTTCGTCGGCCCCGCGGACCTCACCCGGTGA
- a CDS encoding glycoside hydrolase family 113: protein MRRAVAALTAAAALFLAGCSSDGSSGGPPEGGRESRTPREGKVSDIRGITLPAWNTDDYSRPEAATYLRQIAATGAGWVTFTPTWYQDRVTDPAMRVTDETAGDDSLRHIIGLAHEAGLKTMIKPHVDLVKGGDRGEIRPADPDAWFGAYTRFLTHYARLAADTGAEQLSVGTELAGTSRDGAHWREVVAAVRKVYRGPLTYAANYDEYRRIPFWDALDVIGIDAYWPLGDRATTDAGRLRKAWEPIADELAAFSARHHRKILFTEAGYVSQRGTTTAPYSWTVSEKPATDEQAAAYEALLAALDGKEWWAGVCWWMWDDWPDAGETAKRLAYTPHGKPAEKVLRKWWGK from the coding sequence ATGAGGAGGGCGGTCGCCGCCCTCACGGCAGCGGCCGCCCTCTTCCTCGCCGGCTGCTCCTCCGACGGCTCCTCCGGGGGCCCGCCGGAGGGCGGCCGCGAGAGCCGGACCCCACGGGAGGGCAAGGTGAGCGACATCCGGGGCATCACGCTCCCCGCCTGGAACACCGACGACTACAGCAGGCCCGAGGCCGCGACGTACCTCCGGCAGATCGCCGCCACCGGCGCCGGCTGGGTGACCTTCACCCCCACCTGGTACCAGGACCGCGTCACCGATCCGGCCATGCGCGTCACGGACGAGACCGCGGGCGACGACAGCCTGCGCCACATCATCGGCCTCGCCCACGAGGCCGGCCTCAAGACCATGATCAAGCCGCATGTCGACCTGGTGAAGGGCGGCGACCGCGGGGAGATCCGCCCCGCCGACCCCGACGCCTGGTTCGGCGCGTACACCCGCTTCCTCACCCACTACGCGCGGCTGGCCGCCGACACCGGCGCCGAGCAGCTCTCCGTGGGCACCGAACTGGCCGGCACCTCGCGGGACGGCGCCCACTGGCGCGAGGTCGTCGCCGCCGTCCGTAAGGTCTACCGGGGCCCGCTCACCTACGCCGCCAACTACGACGAGTACCGGCGGATCCCCTTCTGGGACGCCCTCGACGTCATCGGCATCGACGCCTACTGGCCCCTCGGCGACCGCGCCACCACCGACGCCGGGCGGCTGCGCAAGGCCTGGGAGCCCATCGCGGACGAGCTGGCGGCCTTCTCGGCCCGCCACCACCGCAAGATCCTCTTCACCGAGGCCGGCTACGTCAGCCAGCGCGGCACCACCACGGCCCCCTACTCCTGGACCGTCAGCGAGAAGCCCGCCACCGACGAGCAGGCCGCCGCGTACGAGGCGCTGCTGGCCGCCCTGGACGGCAAGGAGTGGTGGGCGGGCGTCTGCTGGTGGATGTGGGACGACTGGCCGGACGCGGGGGAGACGGCGAAGCGCCTGGCGTACACGCCGCACGGCAAGCCGGCGGAGAAGGTGCTGAGGAAGTGGTGGGGGAAGTGA
- a CDS encoding S1 family peptidase, protein MLTYFKAFRRTLAVAAVALAAFSLQPGSAQAQDPTPGPGVVGGTRATQGEFPWMVRLSMGCGGALYTQQIVLTAAHCVDGSGPNTSITATAGVVDLQSSQAIKVKSTQVVQAPGYNGTGKDWALIKLAKPVNLPTLKIADNTAYNNGTFTVAGWGAATEGGPQQRYMLKANVPYVDDATCQKAYGGALTPGDEICAGYLAQGGVDTCQGDSGGPMFRKDNAGAWIQVGIVSWGEGCARPGYPGVYSEVSTFAANIRTAAASLGG, encoded by the coding sequence TTGCTCACCTACTTCAAGGCTTTCCGGAGAACACTCGCCGTCGCGGCCGTCGCCCTCGCCGCCTTCAGCCTCCAGCCCGGCAGCGCCCAGGCCCAGGACCCCACCCCCGGGCCCGGCGTCGTCGGCGGCACCCGCGCCACGCAAGGCGAGTTCCCATGGATGGTGCGGCTGTCCATGGGCTGCGGCGGAGCCCTCTACACCCAGCAGATCGTCCTGACCGCCGCGCACTGCGTCGACGGCAGCGGCCCCAACACCTCGATCACCGCCACCGCCGGAGTCGTCGACCTCCAGTCCAGCCAGGCGATCAAGGTCAAGTCCACCCAGGTCGTCCAGGCCCCCGGCTACAACGGCACGGGCAAGGACTGGGCACTGATCAAGCTCGCCAAGCCCGTCAACCTGCCCACCCTCAAGATCGCCGACAACACCGCGTACAACAACGGCACCTTCACCGTCGCCGGCTGGGGCGCCGCGACCGAGGGCGGCCCGCAGCAGCGCTACATGCTCAAGGCCAACGTCCCGTACGTCGACGACGCCACCTGCCAGAAGGCCTACGGCGGCGCCCTCACCCCCGGTGACGAGATATGCGCCGGCTACCTCGCCCAAGGCGGCGTGGACACCTGCCAGGGCGACTCCGGCGGCCCGATGTTCCGTAAGGACAACGCCGGCGCCTGGATCCAGGTCGGGATCGTCAGCTGGGGCGAGGGCTGCGCGCGGCCCGGGTACCCCGGCGTCTACAGCGAGGTCAGCACCTTCGCCGCCAACATCAGGACCGCCGCCGCGAGCCTCGGCGGCTGA
- a CDS encoding response regulator has protein sequence MAITVVIADDQEMVRTGFRMILESQSDIEVVADVVDGEAALAAVEEHRPDVLLLDIRMPKLDGLEVTRRLSGLAAADPTRAGRPRIVIVTTFDLDEYVHTALRNGASGFLLKDASPAMLVEAVHAAAVGDSLISPAITVRLLRDMAPASGSAGRTPSEPLTDREADVVRCLARGATNAEIAAELFVSLSTVKTHLANVQMKLDARNRVEIAAWAWESGLATGGA, from the coding sequence ATGGCGATCACCGTGGTCATCGCGGACGACCAGGAGATGGTCCGCACCGGCTTCCGGATGATCCTGGAGAGCCAGTCCGACATCGAGGTCGTCGCCGACGTCGTGGACGGCGAGGCCGCCCTCGCGGCCGTCGAGGAACACCGCCCGGACGTGCTGCTCCTCGACATCCGCATGCCCAAGCTGGACGGCCTGGAGGTCACCCGCCGCCTCTCCGGGCTCGCCGCCGCCGACCCCACCCGCGCCGGCCGGCCCAGGATCGTCATCGTCACCACCTTCGACCTCGACGAATACGTGCACACCGCCCTCCGCAACGGCGCCTCCGGCTTCCTCCTGAAGGACGCCAGCCCCGCCATGCTCGTCGAGGCCGTGCACGCCGCCGCCGTCGGCGACTCCCTCATCTCGCCCGCGATCACCGTCCGGCTGCTCCGCGACATGGCACCCGCCTCCGGCAGCGCCGGCCGCACCCCCTCCGAACCCCTCACCGACCGCGAGGCCGACGTCGTGCGGTGCCTGGCCCGCGGCGCGACCAACGCCGAGATCGCCGCCGAGCTGTTCGTCTCCCTCTCCACCGTCAAGACCCACCTGGCCAACGTCCAGATGAAGCTCGACGCCCGGAACCGCGTGGAGATCGCCGCCTGGGCCTGGGAGAGCGGACTGGCCACGGGCGGCGCGTGA
- a CDS encoding sensor histidine kinase — MNRAAGWAARHPRLAVAAKAALAVVLLCLVAFEGGALARQPSQPHAMVLAAGVVVCLCAVPYGWIPLPVRAAVAAAVSLTTSAVLMTGPHPAVVWGMGEDIALLVLLTAVLQRSPSRVAAVLGPLLGAACLAAPMRDLAPGRFTAVFGTLTVVVTAYSLLLRGQTGQRMRDMAAVRTAERLELARELHDLVAHHVTGIVVQAQAARFTALDGPAAAAAFERIEISAGESLSAMRRLVGVLREGDAETEPVAGLPEVRALTEAFARTGPPVVLYIEQGMDRWIPADVAAGVHRVVREALTNIRKHAADATAVRIGLRGVPAGVELRIADDGSNAAALSEKARGGGFGLVGLCERVKAMGGLLRAGPAPEGGWEVTALFPTERRFPPG, encoded by the coding sequence GTGAACAGAGCCGCCGGGTGGGCCGCCCGGCACCCCCGGCTGGCCGTCGCCGCGAAGGCCGCCCTCGCGGTCGTCCTGCTCTGCCTCGTCGCCTTCGAGGGCGGCGCCCTCGCCCGCCAGCCCAGCCAGCCGCACGCCATGGTCCTCGCCGCCGGCGTCGTCGTCTGCCTCTGCGCCGTCCCCTACGGCTGGATCCCGCTGCCCGTACGGGCAGCCGTCGCCGCCGCGGTCTCCCTGACCACCTCCGCCGTCCTCATGACCGGCCCGCACCCCGCCGTCGTCTGGGGCATGGGCGAGGACATCGCCCTCCTCGTCCTCCTCACCGCCGTCCTCCAGCGATCCCCCTCCCGCGTCGCCGCCGTCCTCGGCCCGCTCCTCGGCGCCGCCTGCCTCGCCGCCCCCATGCGCGACCTCGCCCCCGGCCGCTTCACCGCCGTCTTCGGCACCCTCACCGTCGTCGTCACCGCCTACTCGCTCCTGCTGCGCGGCCAGACCGGGCAGCGGATGCGGGACATGGCCGCCGTGCGCACCGCCGAGCGCCTGGAGCTCGCCCGCGAGCTCCACGACCTCGTCGCGCACCACGTCACCGGCATCGTCGTCCAGGCACAGGCCGCCCGCTTCACCGCCCTGGACGGCCCCGCCGCCGCGGCCGCCTTCGAGCGCATCGAGATCTCGGCGGGGGAGTCGCTCAGCGCCATGCGCCGCCTGGTCGGCGTGCTGCGCGAAGGGGACGCCGAGACCGAACCGGTCGCCGGCCTCCCCGAGGTGCGCGCGCTGACCGAGGCCTTCGCCCGCACCGGCCCGCCCGTCGTCCTCTACATCGAGCAGGGCATGGACCGCTGGATCCCCGCCGACGTGGCCGCCGGCGTCCACCGCGTCGTCCGCGAGGCCCTCACCAACATCCGCAAGCACGCCGCCGACGCCACCGCCGTACGCATCGGCCTGCGCGGCGTCCCCGCCGGTGTGGAACTGCGCATCGCCGACGACGGCAGCAACGCGGCGGCCCTGTCGGAGAAGGCGCGCGGCGGCGGTTTCGGGCTCGTCGGCCTCTGCGAGCGGGTCAAGGCCATGGGCGGCCTCCTCCGGGCCGGCCCGGCACCCGAGGGCGGCTGGGAGGTCACCGCCCTCTTCCCGACGGAACGGCGCTTCCCGCCGGGATGA